Proteins found in one Actinomycetota bacterium genomic segment:
- the rnc gene encoding ribonuclease III, whose amino-acid sequence MATLAQLAEQLQPDLARQVFTHSSWASERTLSYERLEFLGDSVLGICISTEIFQRYPDYNEGELAKVRAYVVSRYTCAKVGAALKLSDRLIHSAEEAEAANVSQLAGNSNVLAAVVEALIGALYLQMGLDNVIDAVIEAFDEHIIYAASEHVDYKTVLQEVVAKSGHEVSYEVIESEGPPHARVFTSEVALDGETLGRGRGKTKKVSQQEAAKEALDVLRARKESAS is encoded by the coding sequence GTGGCAACCCTTGCCCAACTAGCCGAACAGCTGCAGCCGGATCTGGCGCGGCAGGTGTTCACACACTCCTCCTGGGCGTCCGAGCGGACGCTCTCCTACGAACGACTCGAATTTTTAGGCGATAGCGTGCTGGGCATCTGTATCAGCACCGAGATCTTCCAGCGCTACCCTGACTATAATGAAGGCGAGCTGGCCAAGGTGCGCGCCTACGTGGTCAGCCGCTATACCTGCGCCAAGGTAGGCGCGGCCCTGAAGCTGTCTGACAGGCTGATCCACTCCGCCGAAGAGGCTGAGGCGGCCAACGTCTCCCAGCTGGCCGGGAACTCCAATGTGCTGGCGGCGGTGGTCGAGGCGCTGATCGGAGCCCTTTATCTGCAGATGGGCCTCGACAACGTCATCGACGCTGTCATCGAGGCTTTCGACGAGCACATCATCTACGCCGCCAGCGAGCATGTCGACTACAAGACGGTCCTGCAGGAAGTGGTGGCCAAGTCCGGCCATGAAGTGAGCTACGAGGTCATCGAGTCCGAGGGGCCGCCGCACGCACGCGTGTTCACCTCCGAAGTGGCGCTCGACGGCGAGACGCTCGGCCGGGGGCGCGGCAAGACCAAGAAGGTATCGCAGCAAGAAGCGGCGAAGGAAGCTTTGGACGTACTGCGGGCCCGGAAGGAAAGCGCTTCCTGA
- a CDS encoding LysM peptidoglycan-binding domain-containing protein, which yields MFGLYEFKIVKILGIAGFVAAFMIAAIITFNSGVLGGGAASGSGSSQAIDSQGAPAPEASAEAPAATPTTGSRTHVVADGDSFYTIARKYNVTISQIQQLNPNIDPQNLTAGTKLVIP from the coding sequence ATGTTCGGGCTCTATGAATTCAAAATAGTAAAAATACTGGGCATCGCCGGCTTTGTTGCCGCATTCATGATCGCCGCCATCATCACCTTCAACTCCGGCGTCCTCGGCGGCGGCGCCGCGTCGGGCTCGGGTTCGTCGCAAGCGATAGACTCGCAGGGAGCGCCAGCCCCGGAGGCTTCCGCGGAGGCCCCGGCGGCAACGCCGACGACCGGGAGCCGGACACACGTGGTCGCCGACGGCGACAGTTTCTATACCATCGCCCGCAAATATAATGTCACCATTTCACAGATACAGCAGCTCAATCCCAACATAGATCCGCAAAATCTGACCGCGGGCACCAAGCTCGTGATTCCCTGA
- the smc gene encoding chromosome segregation protein SMC, which translates to MFLKSVKARGFKSFARPVEFGFEPGVTVVVGPNGSGKSNIADSVVWAMGEQSPSAVRGASMQDVIFSGSDKMAPAGMAEVEITFDNSQGHIPIEFSEVTVSRRLYRDGEGQYFINRSACRLIDVTELLSDAGLGRDGHSIISQGKVDSILESKPVERRSHIEEAAGLGKYKKRRRRAEHKLAAVRRNLERLADVEEEVRSNLRPLKRQATAAERSSKLDAQIAEARTRMIKGRLKVLTAELEAAESASREAGTRRAELEQELSATAGERRRTEELLSSSLQEHKRLAARFYGLKSQKDSLENRRSAMAERRDMLAQAIRRAEAKIENLRGQSQRVESELERSRNEHERDIVRLKELETELAVRREELSLVETELSRRREASEEKTRKVGELAALRDRYLHQTEYLNQRKQKLAGSIERAVQEAAARRRELEGIDENARGEARRLDERRARAAAADAALSDLIGRSAELEARRQEVASELRRVGEDLQIAKARLTFIGDSDRERSGLPAAAKKIAQEHGVRALVELIDVESGYEQAVSAVLGSMLFALAVDGIGQAGDLLARARDAELGSVQFLLPKESAGSQARHEGADYLIDHIKVSGGQESRVADLLAGVRMADDITAGGDEEGTLVSRDGVVYHSGRRLLSYKADPPSSVVLKQRNERKFLESERQSAEARHVELEAQIERMVMELADIERRRSDAEKVHREISEEMREAEGVLTGIERRRQVLLQEAEIKEAAAEHLRIEDAKIDEELAETAGRLEDTERSLAEAGVAAGVAPDEDDESLAARRQSLAATVTELQISTARVRERERVAGLTIERIEPSLQRLRREARETSRQQSAYRRLEPPCGSLLASIEKLSAIFGRMAGGLEAELRQGEEQSNLHSTGLRELSTAEAGLQQELSRASDASTEREVTVTRLRDQAAEQSSRLATLEERHPDAGLGELEPAAPEELDGFEEQIDRLERRRELIGPVNPLAQQEYEEMVERQSFLTEQRADLEKSLDELNGLIKELTGRIETSFSATFEAVRQHFSDVVGTLFPGGEGRLTLVETETPAVDEEGEPTVESGTVGEIPVSGDTRGIEISVKPARKALRSLSLLSGGERSLVAIAFLFAIFLARPAPFYILDEVEAALDDLNIDRLLAMLRRYQTRTQFIVITHQKRTMEVADVLYGVSMSADGTSKVLSRKMPKTEPAEAADPADGIATDPESGEREAVAAAG; encoded by the coding sequence ATGTTTCTGAAGTCTGTGAAAGCCAGGGGGTTCAAGTCGTTCGCCCGCCCGGTTGAGTTCGGCTTCGAGCCCGGCGTCACTGTCGTCGTCGGCCCCAATGGCAGCGGCAAGAGCAACATCGCCGATTCGGTCGTCTGGGCCATGGGCGAGCAGAGCCCGTCGGCGGTCCGCGGCGCCAGCATGCAGGATGTCATCTTTTCCGGAAGCGACAAGATGGCGCCGGCGGGCATGGCCGAGGTCGAGATTACTTTCGACAACAGCCAGGGCCACATTCCCATCGAATTCTCCGAGGTGACCGTATCGCGGCGCCTCTATCGTGACGGCGAGGGACAGTATTTCATCAACCGCTCCGCCTGCCGTCTCATCGACGTCACCGAGCTGCTTTCCGACGCCGGGCTTGGCCGTGACGGCCATTCCATCATCAGCCAGGGCAAGGTTGATTCCATCCTCGAGAGCAAGCCGGTCGAGCGCCGCTCCCATATCGAGGAAGCCGCAGGCCTGGGCAAATACAAGAAACGCCGCCGGCGCGCCGAGCACAAACTGGCCGCCGTGCGCCGCAACCTCGAGCGGCTCGCCGATGTCGAGGAAGAAGTAAGAAGCAACCTGCGCCCGCTCAAGCGGCAGGCCACCGCCGCCGAGCGCTCTTCAAAGCTCGACGCGCAGATAGCCGAGGCCAGGACCCGCATGATCAAGGGCAGGCTCAAGGTTCTCACCGCCGAGCTGGAGGCAGCCGAGAGCGCCTCCCGGGAAGCCGGGACCAGGCGCGCCGAGCTCGAGCAGGAGCTCTCGGCAACGGCCGGGGAGCGCCGCCGCACCGAGGAGCTGCTCTCCTCCTCACTGCAGGAACACAAACGTTTGGCGGCAAGGTTTTACGGATTGAAATCGCAGAAGGACAGTCTGGAAAATCGCCGCTCGGCCATGGCCGAGCGGCGGGATATGCTGGCCCAGGCAATCCGCCGCGCCGAGGCGAAGATCGAGAACCTTAGGGGACAGTCCCAGAGAGTCGAGTCCGAGCTTGAGCGCTCTCGCAACGAGCACGAGCGCGACATCGTCCGCCTGAAGGAGCTCGAGACCGAGCTCGCTGTCAGGCGGGAAGAGCTGTCTCTGGTCGAGACGGAACTGAGCCGCCGCCGCGAGGCCAGCGAAGAGAAGACACGCAAGGTCGGCGAGCTGGCGGCGCTGCGAGACCGCTATCTGCACCAGACTGAATATCTCAATCAGCGCAAGCAGAAGCTGGCGGGCTCCATCGAGCGGGCGGTGCAGGAGGCGGCCGCCCGGCGCCGCGAGCTTGAAGGCATCGACGAGAATGCCAGAGGCGAGGCCAGGCGGCTCGACGAGCGCCGTGCAAGGGCAGCGGCTGCCGATGCCGCCCTCAGCGACCTGATCGGCCGCAGCGCCGAGCTCGAGGCCCGGCGTCAGGAGGTAGCGTCCGAACTGCGGCGGGTCGGCGAGGACCTTCAGATAGCCAAGGCAAGGTTGACCTTCATCGGTGACAGCGACCGGGAGCGCTCCGGCCTGCCGGCCGCCGCCAAGAAGATCGCCCAGGAGCACGGCGTCAGGGCGCTGGTCGAGCTCATCGATGTCGAGAGCGGCTACGAACAGGCGGTCTCCGCCGTCCTGGGCAGCATGCTCTTCGCGCTGGCCGTTGACGGCATCGGCCAGGCCGGCGACTTGCTGGCCCGGGCCCGCGACGCCGAGCTCGGCAGCGTTCAGTTCCTGCTGCCCAAAGAGAGCGCCGGCTCCCAGGCGCGGCACGAGGGCGCGGATTACCTGATCGATCACATCAAGGTCTCCGGCGGGCAGGAGAGCCGGGTGGCGGACCTGCTTGCCGGGGTGCGCATGGCTGACGACATCACCGCCGGCGGCGATGAGGAAGGAACCCTGGTCAGCCGCGATGGCGTCGTTTATCATTCCGGCCGCCGCCTGCTCAGCTATAAGGCCGACCCACCCTCATCAGTGGTGCTCAAGCAGCGCAACGAACGAAAATTCCTGGAATCGGAGCGCCAGTCGGCCGAAGCCAGGCACGTCGAGCTCGAGGCCCAGATCGAACGCATGGTCATGGAGCTGGCCGACATCGAGCGCCGCCGCAGTGACGCCGAAAAGGTCCACCGCGAGATCAGTGAGGAGATGCGTGAGGCCGAAGGCGTACTTACGGGCATCGAGCGCCGCCGCCAGGTCCTGCTGCAGGAGGCAGAGATCAAGGAAGCCGCCGCCGAGCATCTGCGCATCGAAGATGCGAAGATCGACGAGGAACTGGCGGAGACAGCCGGGCGCCTGGAGGATACCGAACGCTCCCTGGCCGAGGCCGGGGTCGCCGCCGGGGTCGCGCCCGACGAGGACGACGAATCACTCGCGGCGCGCCGGCAGTCACTGGCCGCCACCGTCACCGAGCTGCAGATCAGCACGGCGCGGGTGCGCGAACGTGAACGGGTCGCCGGCCTCACCATCGAGCGCATCGAGCCCTCGCTGCAGAGGCTGCGGCGCGAGGCGCGGGAGACTTCCCGTCAACAGTCGGCGTACCGGCGCCTGGAGCCGCCCTGCGGGTCGCTGCTGGCGAGCATCGAAAAACTTTCGGCCATCTTCGGCCGCATGGCGGGCGGGCTGGAAGCCGAGTTGCGCCAGGGCGAGGAGCAGAGCAATCTGCACTCGACCGGCCTGCGCGAGCTGTCCACGGCTGAAGCCGGGCTGCAGCAGGAGCTCAGCCGCGCCAGTGACGCTTCCACCGAGCGCGAGGTCACGGTCACCAGGCTGCGCGACCAGGCCGCGGAGCAGTCATCGCGGCTGGCCACCCTCGAGGAAAGGCACCCCGACGCCGGGCTCGGCGAGCTGGAGCCGGCGGCGCCCGAGGAACTCGATGGCTTCGAGGAACAGATCGACCGGCTGGAGCGCCGGCGCGAACTGATCGGCCCGGTGAATCCGCTGGCGCAGCAGGAATATGAGGAGATGGTCGAGCGCCAGAGCTTCCTCACCGAACAGCGCGCCGACCTGGAGAAGAGCCTCGACGAGCTCAACGGCCTGATCAAGGAATTGACCGGGCGCATCGAGACCAGCTTCTCTGCTACATTTGAGGCAGTACGACAACATTTCTCAGACGTCGTCGGCACGCTCTTCCCCGGCGGCGAGGGCCGCTTGACGCTGGTAGAAACCGAGACGCCTGCCGTCGACGAAGAGGGCGAGCCAACAGTCGAGTCCGGGACTGTCGGCGAGATCCCGGTGAGCGGCGACACTCGCGGCATCGAGATCTCGGTGAAGCCGGCGCGCAAGGCTCTAAGGAGCCTGTCGCTGCTCTCCGGCGGCGAGCGCTCGCTGGTGGCTATCGCCTTCCTGTTCGCGATCTTCCTGGCCCGGCCGGCGCCGTTTTACATCCTCGACGAGGTCGAAGCGGCGCTCGACGATCTCAACATCGACCGGTTGCTGGCCATGCTCCGGCGTTACCAGACCCGGACCCAGTTCATCGTCATCACACATCAGAAACGCACCATGGAGGTCGCCGACGTTCTCTACGGCGTCAGCATGTCGGCGGACGGCACTTCGAAGGTGCTTTCCAGAAAGATGCCGAAGACCGAGCCTGCCGAGGCAGCCGATCCGGCGGACGGCATCGCCACCGATCCCGAATCCGGCGAGCGCGAAGCCGTAGCGGCCGCGGGCTAG
- the pyrF gene encoding orotidine-5'-phosphate decarboxylase produces MDSNFADRLSAEILARRSQVCVGLDPSVERMPAPLVEKYRAAPAQGCGCGRHEIAECFEEFCAAIIDAVAPHAVAVKPQLACFEQYGPPGLKAFKHLCNRASRAGLLVVADAKRGDIGISAAAYSAAYIGRPRGFDGAIANLGADAITVNPLFGSDGMQPFLDDCGKYGAGIFVLVKTSNPGSAELQDLLVIEGGSSGAAAEPGAGAGGSRQNPRKLHEIIAAHVDRWGRGMVGESGYSSVGAVIGATHPEELAGLRKLLPRTPFLVPGYGSQGAGAADVAAAFDSQGLGALVTASRSIIYAGQGEDFAVGAAEAAERMRAELWQASRQ; encoded by the coding sequence ATGGATTCGAATTTCGCCGATCGGCTATCCGCGGAAATCCTCGCCAGGAGATCGCAGGTCTGCGTCGGCCTCGACCCGAGCGTCGAGCGCATGCCGGCGCCGCTGGTGGAAAAATACCGGGCCGCTCCCGCGCAGGGCTGTGGCTGTGGCAGGCACGAGATCGCCGAATGCTTTGAGGAATTCTGTGCCGCGATCATCGACGCCGTGGCGCCGCACGCGGTCGCCGTCAAACCTCAACTTGCCTGCTTCGAGCAGTACGGGCCTCCGGGCCTCAAAGCTTTCAAGCATCTGTGCAACCGCGCCTCCCGGGCGGGGCTCCTGGTCGTTGCCGACGCCAAGAGGGGAGACATCGGCATATCCGCCGCTGCTTATTCCGCCGCCTACATCGGGCGGCCCCGGGGATTCGACGGCGCGATCGCCAATCTCGGCGCCGACGCCATCACCGTCAATCCTCTCTTTGGAAGCGACGGCATGCAGCCATTTCTTGATGATTGCGGCAAGTACGGCGCCGGCATCTTCGTCCTGGTCAAGACCTCGAACCCGGGTTCGGCAGAACTCCAGGACCTGCTGGTGATCGAGGGAGGCTCCAGCGGTGCTGCGGCAGAGCCAGGCGCCGGCGCGGGTGGATCCCGGCAAAACCCCCGCAAACTCCACGAAATCATAGCTGCCCACGTTGATAGATGGGGAAGAGGCATGGTGGGCGAATCCGGCTACAGCAGCGTAGGCGCGGTTATCGGAGCCACGCATCCTGAAGAACTTGCCGGTCTGCGGAAGCTGCTGCCGCGGACACCGTTTCTCGTTCCCGGGTACGGCTCCCAGGGAGCCGGCGCAGCCGACGTGGCCGCCGCCTTCGATTCTCAAGGCCTGGGTGCCCTGGTGACAGCTTCCCGTAGTATAATCTACGCTGGACAGGGTGAGGATTTCGCCGTCGGCGCCGCCGAGGCGGCAGAGCGCATGCGCGCCGAGCTGTGGCAGGCGAGCCGGCAGTAG
- the plsX gene encoding phosphate acyltransferase PlsX, producing the protein MDAIEMNPYQSKTGKETVIALDAMGGDFAPDEVVLGAAAVASPSLKVLLAGRPDDIERCLVAAGLESRRYLEIVEASEVIGFDDDPVKAVRAKTESSMVIACREVAEGRADGVVSAGNTGAMLAAAMFNLKRIKGLKRPGLCAVLPTPGKPTLFIDVGANSEVRPVHLLEFANMASIFAQDVLEVTNPSVGLVSIGEESIKGNDLVLETHGLMASSPDLNFYGNVEGRDILRNVVDVVVTDGFTGNVCLKLMESTSALIVEEVKKAANRSLIAKLGGLLLKKELMKFKKSIDTEEYGGAYLLGVRGLAVVCHGNSSRKAIASALKYAARASEQRLISKLEERIATLRETAAN; encoded by the coding sequence GTGGACGCCATTGAAATGAACCCTTACCAGTCCAAGACAGGCAAAGAGACCGTGATCGCCCTGGACGCGATGGGCGGCGACTTCGCGCCCGATGAGGTCGTGCTGGGCGCCGCGGCCGTCGCCAGCCCCAGCCTCAAGGTGCTGCTGGCGGGACGGCCCGATGATATCGAGCGCTGCCTGGTGGCGGCCGGCCTGGAGTCGAGGCGGTATCTCGAGATAGTCGAGGCCTCCGAGGTGATCGGTTTCGATGATGATCCCGTCAAGGCGGTTCGCGCCAAGACCGAGTCTTCGATGGTCATCGCCTGCCGCGAGGTCGCCGAAGGGCGCGCCGACGGCGTGGTCTCGGCCGGAAACACCGGCGCCATGCTGGCGGCTGCCATGTTCAACCTCAAGCGCATAAAGGGCCTCAAGCGCCCCGGCCTGTGCGCCGTGCTGCCCACTCCGGGAAAACCCACACTGTTCATCGACGTCGGCGCCAACTCCGAGGTCAGGCCGGTGCATCTTCTGGAATTCGCCAACATGGCCAGCATCTTCGCCCAGGACGTCCTCGAGGTCACCAACCCGTCCGTGGGGCTCGTCTCCATCGGCGAGGAATCCATCAAGGGAAACGACCTGGTGCTCGAGACCCACGGCCTGATGGCGTCATCACCGGATCTCAACTTCTACGGCAACGTCGAGGGCCGCGACATCCTCAGGAACGTCGTAGACGTGGTCGTCACCGACGGCTTCACCGGCAACGTCTGCCTCAAGCTGATGGAGAGCACCTCGGCCCTGATCGTGGAGGAAGTGAAGAAGGCAGCCAACCGCAGCCTCATTGCCAAGCTGGGCGGCCTGCTGCTCAAGAAGGAACTGATGAAATTCAAGAAGAGCATAGATACCGAGGAATACGGCGGCGCCTACCTGCTGGGTGTGCGCGGCCTGGCGGTAGTCTGCCACGGCAACTCCAGCCGCAAGGCCATCGCCAGCGCTCTCAAGTATGCGGCCAGGGCTTCCGAGCAGCGGCTGATCAGCAAGCTCGAGGAGCGCATCGCTACCTTGCGAGAGACCGCAGCCAACTGA
- a CDS encoding 1-phosphofructokinase family hexose kinase, translating to MIVTVTLNAALDRTLTVPNFQAGFRHRASESLTLPGGKGVNIARALKSLGQPVIATGLAGGKTGIRIVEDLTAEGILNDFVRIRGESRTSTAIIDPTSNTQTEVNEYGPVVTARELHAFMEKFTYIAKGADVVIVAGSLPRKVKDSFYKEIMGALAETDALTVLDTAGEPLRLAIKAKPGLVSPNIFEAEALIGHEFAEDEDSLEAAAQLNRMGADSAIITYPSGCYAYLDDGAGVQKAYAVQIPPLDPISTVGSGDAFLAGFVSARLSGKSDQECLRTAVACGAANTQKYGAGVFDVHDMKRLMPKTKVEEMTLRK from the coding sequence ATGATCGTCACAGTAACATTGAACGCTGCTCTGGACCGCACGCTTACCGTTCCTAATTTCCAGGCGGGTTTCCGTCATCGCGCCAGTGAGAGCCTGACGCTTCCCGGAGGCAAGGGCGTCAACATCGCCCGCGCCCTCAAATCGCTGGGCCAGCCGGTGATCGCAACGGGCCTGGCCGGAGGCAAGACCGGCATCAGGATCGTGGAAGATCTTACCGCCGAGGGCATCCTCAATGATTTTGTCCGCATCCGCGGCGAATCGAGGACCTCGACCGCCATCATCGATCCCACCAGCAACACCCAGACCGAGGTAAATGAATACGGTCCCGTGGTGACCGCCCGCGAGCTGCACGCCTTCATGGAGAAGTTCACCTACATCGCCAAGGGCGCCGACGTGGTCATCGTCGCCGGGTCGCTTCCCCGGAAGGTCAAGGACTCTTTTTACAAGGAGATAATGGGGGCGCTGGCCGAGACCGATGCGCTGACGGTGCTTGACACCGCCGGGGAACCGCTGAGGTTGGCCATAAAAGCTAAACCTGGTCTGGTGTCGCCGAACATCTTCGAAGCCGAAGCGCTGATCGGACACGAGTTCGCTGAGGACGAAGATTCCCTGGAGGCGGCGGCGCAACTCAACCGCATGGGCGCCGATTCGGCCATAATCACCTACCCCAGCGGCTGCTACGCCTATCTCGACGACGGCGCCGGCGTACAGAAAGCCTATGCGGTGCAGATACCGCCGCTCGATCCCATCAGCACCGTCGGCTCCGGCGACGCCTTCCTGGCCGGCTTCGTCTCAGCCAGGCTCTCAGGCAAGAGCGATCAGGAATGCCTGCGGACGGCCGTCGCCTGCGGCGCCGCCAACACGCAGAAATACGGCGCCGGCGTCTTTGACGTCCATGACATGAAGCGCCTGATGCCGAAGACCAAGGTGGAAGAGATGACGCTGCGGAAATAG
- the acpP gene encoding acyl carrier protein: MTKEEIFGQIKAMLVDQLGVDEEDVKLEASFQDDLDADSLDLVELIMEMEDKFGVKISDEEAQNIRTVNEAVEFISAHS; encoded by the coding sequence ATGACCAAAGAGGAAATTTTTGGCCAGATCAAAGCAATGCTGGTAGACCAGCTGGGCGTCGACGAAGAAGACGTCAAGCTGGAGGCTTCTTTCCAGGACGATCTCGATGCCGACTCCCTGGACCTGGTCGAACTGATCATGGAGATGGAAGACAAGTTCGGCGTCAAGATCTCTGACGAGGAAGCACAGAACATCCGGACAGTCAACGAAGCAGTGGAGTTTATATCGGCCCACTCCTAG
- a CDS encoding D-alanyl-D-alanine carboxypeptidase yields MKRKIPALLLSVILLLLVLPLAHAAADPVAPQVAATSAVMINADTGQLLYSVNPDEHHAMASTTKMMTALIIIEKCKDLKAPVTTSERAATIGESSIFLKAGETLSVQDMLNGLLIQSGNDAAIALAEFEAGSEEAFVDQMNKRAQQLGMTNTHFVNAHGLDADGHYTSAADFAKLGRELMKHPEIREIVKRTSYDINWPGDPVPRTVITHLHLMETHPEITGIKTGFTDNAGQCVVVSASQNGVNLIIAYLGGPTLDQRDADILSLEQYGFDSYQQQTVIARGKEYAQVDVPFYYNKKLALTAEEDLSRLVYYKSNVEQHLVLPDELQLPIRKGDRIGLVEITQDGKYIGSTYLLAAEDIREPGIPERMSYYMHSAFGFLLSAARV; encoded by the coding sequence ATGAAACGGAAAATCCCGGCACTTCTGCTGTCAGTAATCCTGCTTCTGCTGGTGCTCCCGCTGGCGCACGCCGCCGCCGATCCGGTGGCGCCACAGGTCGCCGCCACCTCGGCGGTCATGATCAACGCCGATACCGGCCAGCTTCTCTATAGCGTCAATCCTGACGAGCATCACGCGATGGCGAGCACCACCAAGATGATGACGGCTCTGATCATCATCGAGAAGTGCAAGGACTTAAAAGCGCCGGTGACCACCAGCGAGCGCGCGGCGACCATAGGCGAGTCTTCCATCTTTCTGAAAGCGGGGGAGACCTTGAGCGTCCAGGATATGCTCAACGGTCTGCTCATCCAGAGCGGCAACGATGCCGCCATCGCCCTGGCGGAGTTTGAGGCCGGCAGCGAGGAGGCCTTCGTCGACCAGATGAACAAGCGGGCCCAGCAGCTGGGCATGACCAATACCCACTTTGTCAACGCTCACGGCCTCGACGCCGACGGCCACTACACCAGCGCCGCCGATTTTGCCAAACTCGGCCGCGAGCTGATGAAGCACCCGGAGATCCGCGAGATCGTCAAGCGCACCTCGTATGACATCAACTGGCCGGGCGATCCGGTACCGCGCACGGTGATCACTCACCTGCATCTGATGGAAACACATCCGGAGATCACCGGCATCAAGACCGGCTTCACCGATAATGCCGGGCAGTGCGTAGTCGTCTCAGCCAGCCAGAACGGCGTCAATCTCATCATCGCCTATCTGGGGGGGCCGACGCTGGACCAGCGCGATGCCGACATCCTCAGCCTGGAACAGTATGGCTTCGACAGCTACCAGCAGCAGACCGTGATCGCCCGCGGCAAAGAGTACGCACAGGTGGATGTTCCCTTCTATTACAACAAGAAGCTGGCGCTTACCGCCGAGGAAGACCTCTCGCGGCTTGTCTATTACAAGAGCAACGTCGAGCAGCACCTGGTCCTTCCCGATGAGCTTCAACTGCCCATACGCAAGGGTGATAGAATCGGCCTGGTGGAGATCACCCAGGACGGAAAATATATTGGCAGCACTTATCTGCTGGCTGCGGAAGACATCAGGGAGCCCGGTATCCCGGAGCGCATGTCGTATTACATGCATTCGGCTTTTGGATTCCTGCTCTCGGCCGCGAGGGTATAA
- a CDS encoding glycosyltransferase family 4 protein, whose protein sequence is MTKVAFVSFRLKALDGVSAETEKWISVFEELGCEVHRVAGQIPSAGERDHVVPELNFLDPQVESFTLRSFDPGQHRDGIDNEYSLLEAAVEQRLLPVLDGIAPDIVVAENVFSLPLNLPFSVVLCRYLHDENIPCIAVHHDFYWQDPGAGKCLFDELLTSHFPPSLPRIRHVTINERTREELYRRTGINAACIHNCFDFEQPRQRDSFNAGMRAELGMEGNNIMFLQPTRAIERKGIGLSIKFVEEFVIASGQKACLVVTGPSEQGYEQKFGGLCRNSKAQVLHIPNWLGSCRDHPGAISSYDVRDAYAVCDMVTFPSSREGFGNPVLESVVHRRPLLVADYPVLEELREYGFQFLPLDDRAVDRAVKMLEYPQLMQEMADRNFEIGRKHFSLTILREELTELISSVELPALD, encoded by the coding sequence TTGACAAAGGTTGCCTTTGTTTCTTTTCGCCTAAAGGCTCTGGATGGCGTGTCCGCGGAAACAGAAAAATGGATCAGCGTTTTTGAAGAATTAGGCTGTGAGGTTCACCGGGTGGCGGGGCAGATTCCCAGCGCCGGCGAGCGCGACCATGTCGTGCCGGAGCTGAACTTCCTCGATCCCCAGGTCGAGTCCTTCACCCTCAGATCATTCGATCCCGGTCAGCACCGGGACGGCATCGACAACGAGTACTCCCTTCTCGAAGCCGCGGTCGAACAGCGGCTGCTGCCGGTGCTTGACGGCATCGCGCCGGACATCGTCGTGGCCGAGAACGTCTTCTCGCTGCCGCTGAACCTTCCCTTCTCGGTCGTGCTCTGCCGTTACCTGCACGATGAGAATATCCCCTGTATCGCCGTGCATCACGACTTCTACTGGCAGGATCCCGGCGCGGGCAAATGCCTGTTCGACGAGCTCCTGACCAGCCACTTCCCTCCGTCACTGCCGAGGATCCGCCACGTCACCATCAACGAGCGCACCCGTGAGGAGCTCTACCGGCGCACGGGCATCAACGCCGCCTGCATCCACAATTGCTTCGATTTTGAGCAGCCGCGCCAGCGCGACAGCTTCAATGCCGGCATGCGGGCCGAGCTTGGCATGGAAGGCAACAATATCATGTTCCTGCAGCCGACGCGCGCCATCGAGCGCAAGGGCATCGGCCTGTCCATCAAGTTCGTCGAGGAGTTCGTCATCGCCAGCGGCCAGAAGGCGTGCCTGGTGGTCACCGGACCCTCCGAGCAGGGTTATGAGCAGAAATTCGGAGGGCTGTGCCGCAACTCCAAGGCCCAGGTCCTGCATATCCCCAACTGGCTGGGAAGCTGCCGCGATCATCCCGGCGCCATTTCCAGTTACGACGTGCGCGACGCCTACGCGGTCTGCGACATGGTTACCTTCCCCAGCTCGCGAGAGGGGTTCGGCAATCCGGTGCTGGAATCGGTCGTGCACCGCAGGCCGCTCCTGGTGGCCGATTATCCGGTGCTGGAGGAGCTGCGTGAATACGGTTTCCAGTTCCTGCCGCTCGACGACCGGGCCGTGGACAGGGCGGTCAAGATGCTGGAATATCCGCAGCTGATGCAGGAGATGGCCGACCGCAACTTCGAGATAGGCCGCAAGCACTTTTCCCTGACGATCCTGCGTGAGGAACTGACGGAGCTGATTTCTTCCGTGGAACTGCCGGCGCTGGACTAG